A window of the Haloquadratum walsbyi C23 genome harbors these coding sequences:
- a CDS encoding YgaP-like transmembrane domain, translating to MATKCESNVRRMAGIVVLAGLLGGWFITSWIYLLTAFAGVNLLQSSFTNICPAESILSRLGLGC from the coding sequence ATGGCTACAAAGTGCGAATCAAATGTTCGTCGAATGGCTGGTATTGTTGTTCTCGCTGGACTCTTGGGTGGGTGGTTCATCACCAGTTGGATATATCTGTTAACTGCATTTGCTGGAGTTAACCTACTACAAAGTAGTTTCACGAATATCTGTCCTGCAGAGTCGATTCTCTCTCGGCTCGGTCTTGGTTGTTAG
- the ppc gene encoding phosphoenolpyruvate carboxylase, with the protein MDLHSRGVKQDIQELGALLGDVLADQTSDAAFETVEDIRTAAIDYRNGKLATRNQLDQLLDELDSERESTVARAFTTYFELVNLAEERERARVVREGAQAEDLDDGLIATVESLIDADADSETVQRVLDEVLIEPTFTAHPTEARRKTVKAKLRSIANKLEELDEQRITNREHDQIWRKVDAEITSLWQTSQVRGRRPEPQDEARNVQWYLESILFDVVGEVYAEFEDIIGSEYPDVSVPKLFEFRSWAGSDRDGNPFVTPEVTTDTLERQRGVVLEKYSQALKRLSGVLSQDADRVDISTQLKRSLKTDYERLPGVTAETEERYPGEPYRQKLKLMREQLRRIDDVRPDGYSDPEAFLSDLEVIDQSLRKNGGEVVADEYVEPLMRQVDTFGFTLASLDLRDHQKNHTEAVHEVFINSGIEYDSYDEADRIEILTEAILQTEPVVDLEDPGDVSDTARRVLRRFSMLGEWQREFGVGAIDTYCISMTENPSHVLEVLFLADQAGVVSLPDHCGLDIVPLLETESALNGAREIMGTLFENDAYAAALSARDNVQEIMLGYSDSNKENGFLAANWDLYKNQRRLAQICDDFDVTMRLFHGRGGSISRGGGPMNEAMLALPNETVTGQIKFTEQGEAIAEKYANPLIAERNLEQMLNAQVRARHNAIREPTEDVPSAWIDAMEEMASAARKQYYDLLNTDGFITYFGQATPIGVIEDLNLGSRPASRSGERTVEDLRAIPWVFSWTQSRCIITGWYALGGGIQSYLDNGGDITTLKSMYTDWPFFRTTLDNAALALARTDLDIAEHYASLADPELREDFFPHLRTECNRSRELVCEVSGRDSLLEREWLDQSLQRRNPYVDPLNLLQTHLLEQTHRTDEEERTLRLTVKGIAAGMKNTG; encoded by the coding sequence ATGGACTTACACAGCAGGGGGGTCAAACAAGATATCCAGGAGCTAGGTGCGCTTCTCGGTGATGTCTTAGCCGATCAGACCTCTGATGCAGCTTTTGAGACAGTTGAGGATATTCGCACGGCAGCAATCGATTATCGAAATGGAAAATTAGCAACTCGCAATCAGCTTGATCAACTATTAGATGAACTTGACTCAGAGCGAGAGAGCACTGTTGCAAGGGCATTTACCACATATTTTGAACTTGTGAATCTCGCTGAAGAACGCGAACGAGCTCGCGTTGTCCGTGAAGGCGCCCAAGCAGAAGATCTCGATGATGGACTTATCGCAACTGTTGAGTCGCTGATAGATGCTGATGCCGATTCTGAGACAGTACAGCGCGTTCTTGATGAAGTTCTTATCGAGCCAACATTTACCGCACACCCAACGGAAGCCCGGCGAAAGACAGTCAAAGCAAAACTTCGCTCAATTGCGAATAAACTCGAAGAACTCGACGAGCAACGCATCACCAATCGGGAACATGATCAAATTTGGCGAAAGGTTGATGCGGAGATTACAAGTCTCTGGCAGACGTCACAGGTTCGCGGACGGCGTCCAGAGCCCCAAGATGAAGCGCGAAATGTCCAGTGGTATCTCGAATCAATTCTATTTGACGTTGTTGGTGAAGTGTACGCTGAGTTTGAGGATATCATTGGGTCAGAGTACCCCGATGTTAGTGTACCAAAATTATTCGAATTCCGCTCATGGGCTGGATCTGATCGTGACGGAAATCCATTTGTCACACCAGAAGTCACAACAGATACTCTTGAGCGCCAGCGAGGAGTTGTTCTAGAGAAATATAGCCAGGCGCTTAAGCGGTTGTCTGGTGTCTTGAGCCAAGATGCTGATCGCGTCGATATCAGCACCCAGCTCAAACGATCATTAAAAACCGATTATGAACGACTCCCAGGCGTCACAGCAGAGACTGAAGAGCGCTATCCTGGTGAGCCATATCGACAAAAATTGAAACTGATGCGTGAGCAACTTCGCCGGATTGATGATGTCCGTCCAGACGGATACAGCGATCCTGAGGCATTCCTTTCGGATCTTGAAGTAATTGATCAGAGTCTTCGCAAAAATGGTGGCGAGGTTGTTGCGGATGAATATGTTGAGCCATTAATGAGACAGGTGGATACATTCGGATTTACACTTGCAAGTCTCGATCTCCGTGATCATCAAAAAAATCATACTGAAGCTGTTCATGAAGTATTCATAAACTCAGGGATTGAGTATGATAGCTATGATGAAGCCGATCGCATCGAAATATTGACAGAGGCAATTCTCCAGACAGAACCAGTCGTTGATCTTGAGGATCCCGGAGATGTTTCTGATACCGCAAGGCGTGTACTTCGGCGATTTTCAATGCTTGGTGAGTGGCAGCGAGAATTCGGTGTTGGTGCAATCGACACATACTGTATCTCAATGACTGAAAACCCAAGTCATGTTCTCGAAGTTCTTTTCTTAGCTGATCAGGCTGGTGTTGTTTCGCTTCCAGACCACTGTGGACTTGATATTGTCCCACTATTAGAGACAGAGTCTGCGCTGAATGGAGCCCGCGAGATTATGGGGACGCTGTTTGAAAATGATGCATATGCGGCTGCATTGAGTGCACGCGACAATGTCCAAGAGATTATGCTTGGATATTCTGATTCAAATAAGGAGAATGGCTTTCTTGCTGCAAACTGGGATTTATACAAGAATCAACGCCGTCTTGCACAGATTTGTGATGACTTTGATGTGACAATGCGATTATTCCATGGTCGTGGCGGGTCGATATCACGTGGTGGTGGACCAATGAATGAGGCGATGTTAGCCTTGCCAAATGAGACGGTCACAGGACAGATCAAATTCACAGAACAGGGAGAGGCTATTGCAGAGAAGTATGCAAATCCACTGATCGCTGAACGTAATCTTGAGCAGATGCTCAATGCACAGGTACGTGCCCGTCATAACGCTATTCGCGAGCCAACAGAGGATGTTCCGAGCGCGTGGATTGATGCAATGGAGGAAATGGCTTCTGCCGCTCGAAAGCAATATTATGATCTGTTGAACACTGATGGATTTATTACATACTTTGGACAGGCAACGCCAATCGGTGTTATCGAGGATTTAAATCTTGGCTCGCGACCAGCATCGCGGTCAGGTGAGCGAACTGTCGAAGACCTGCGTGCAATCCCATGGGTGTTTTCTTGGACACAGTCTCGATGTATCATCACTGGATGGTACGCACTCGGTGGCGGGATTCAATCATATCTCGACAATGGAGGGGATATCACAACGCTCAAATCAATGTATACTGATTGGCCATTCTTCAGAACAACACTTGATAACGCTGCACTTGCGCTTGCACGGACCGATTTGGACATAGCAGAGCACTATGCGTCGCTTGCAGACCCTGAACTTCGAGAGGATTTCTTCCCACATCTCCGCACAGAATGTAACCGATCACGTGAGCTTGTCTGTGAGGTTTCCGGTCGAGACTCGCTGCTTGAGCGTGAATGGCTTGATCAGAGCCTTCAACGACGGAACCCATATGTTGATCCGCTGAATCTACTTCAGACACATCTGCTGGAGCAGACACATCGAACTGATGAGGAGGAACGAACGCTCCGGTTGACGGTGAAAGGAATTGCAGCAGGGATGAAAAATACTGGATAA
- a CDS encoding ubiquitin-like small modifier protein 1, with translation MPTTEPNSESNEFNTVEDDADRKTISITWRLFADVAEIAGTREKSIDIHTNATIEDAIDELLNDRPALANRVLLDAGMKTETELATEINLLRNGSDANRDDQLTDGDELALFPPVTGG, from the coding sequence ATGCCCACAACAGAGCCCAATAGCGAGTCGAATGAGTTCAATACTGTCGAGGATGATGCTGATAGAAAGACCATCTCAATTACATGGCGATTATTCGCCGATGTTGCCGAGATTGCGGGGACGCGTGAGAAATCAATTGATATACACACGAACGCTACCATTGAGGATGCAATTGATGAGCTTCTTAATGACCGACCTGCATTGGCTAATCGCGTTCTTCTCGATGCAGGAATGAAAACAGAGACAGAACTTGCGACTGAAATAAATCTCCTACGGAACGGGTCTGATGCGAACCGTGATGATCAGCTGACAGATGGTGATGAACTCGCGTTGTTCCCCCCAGTGACCGGTGGATGA
- a CDS encoding nucleoside phosphorylase has protein sequence MPKQPHLLIESGDINEIALIPGDPGRVNRIAEHCENVRSVAENREYTIVNATYNDVPVTICSTGIGGPSAAIAVEELARVGVETVIRVGTIGALQSDIEIGDMIVATAAAKEEGTSKRYEDPVLPAVPHFDTVRALTDAAEEHTDAVPVHVGPIVTDDAFYNETDTYVEAWEEANLLAIEMEAAAVFTIARRHGLAAGAICTVDGNLVTGTQKGADSETELPMKAQNNVERAIEITLTAVVDIYT, from the coding sequence ATGCCGAAACAACCACATCTTCTGATCGAGTCTGGTGACATCAACGAGATCGCACTGATCCCTGGAGATCCTGGTCGGGTCAATCGAATTGCCGAACACTGTGAGAATGTCAGATCAGTCGCCGAAAACCGTGAATATACGATTGTCAATGCGACATATAACGATGTTCCAGTAACAATTTGCTCGACAGGAATCGGTGGACCATCAGCTGCGATTGCTGTTGAGGAACTAGCCCGTGTTGGTGTTGAAACGGTCATTCGCGTTGGAACAATCGGAGCGCTACAGTCAGATATCGAGATTGGCGATATGATTGTCGCAACCGCTGCCGCCAAAGAAGAAGGGACCTCAAAGCGATACGAAGACCCAGTGCTTCCAGCAGTCCCTCATTTTGACACCGTCCGCGCACTCACTGATGCAGCAGAGGAACATACTGACGCTGTTCCTGTCCACGTTGGACCAATCGTCACCGATGATGCATTCTATAATGAAACGGATACATATGTTGAGGCATGGGAGGAAGCAAATCTTCTTGCCATTGAAATGGAAGCAGCAGCGGTCTTTACAATAGCACGTCGGCACGGACTTGCAGCAGGGGCGATTTGCACTGTCGATGGTAATCTTGTCACTGGGACACAGAAAGGGGCCGACTCTGAGACAGAACTTCCAATGAAAGCGCAAAATAATGTCGAGCGAGCAATTGAAATCACACTTACGGCTGTTGTCGATATATATACATAA
- a CDS encoding Rieske (2Fe-2S) protein: MSERDKYPADSGRRRFVKGVVGGAALAGVGATGAAAVNSATTSPGAGGGTTQAYAIENTDGPAPRGMPQIPIEVDSEGFLKGVWPEIKTEKQGGISIQIAETDDFKGSGVTYSTEWFQYCGVESYAGINPQYDSDNYFRVGSNPGYDWMSETYSEGDKLHVDDFTDYESWSNGIGRAGLGKPATGRWRSEDAENIIPIQVIKSKEIEEATGQDAWLEASTDEGFVAWLNKCTHFCCVPQYKSEGSAKFNAENDVYCQCHQSVYDPFSIVQTLFVARPRPQE; the protein is encoded by the coding sequence ATGAGTGAGCGTGATAAATACCCAGCAGATTCCGGTCGTCGTCGATTCGTGAAGGGCGTTGTCGGTGGAGCGGCGCTCGCTGGCGTTGGCGCGACAGGGGCTGCCGCAGTTAATTCTGCAACAACATCGCCAGGTGCTGGTGGAGGGACGACGCAGGCGTATGCAATTGAGAATACTGATGGTCCAGCACCTCGTGGGATGCCTCAAATTCCGATTGAAGTCGATTCTGAGGGATTTTTGAAAGGTGTTTGGCCTGAAATTAAAACAGAAAAACAGGGGGGGATTAGTATCCAGATTGCTGAGACTGACGACTTCAAAGGATCTGGTGTGACGTACTCAACAGAATGGTTCCAATACTGTGGTGTTGAATCCTATGCTGGTATTAACCCACAGTATGACTCTGATAATTACTTCCGTGTCGGTTCAAATCCTGGGTATGACTGGATGAGTGAGACTTACTCTGAAGGCGATAAGCTTCATGTTGATGATTTCACCGACTATGAGTCATGGTCCAACGGCATCGGCCGTGCCGGGCTTGGAAAGCCAGCGACTGGACGGTGGCGGTCTGAGGATGCTGAAAATATCATCCCGATTCAGGTAATTAAATCGAAAGAAATCGAGGAAGCCACTGGTCAGGATGCGTGGCTTGAAGCATCAACTGATGAAGGATTTGTCGCTTGGCTGAATAAGTGTACACACTTTTGTTGTGTTCCACAATACAAAAGCGAGGGATCTGCGAAATTCAATGCTGAAAATGATGTCTACTGCCAGTGTCACCAATCTGTATATGATCCATTCAGCATTGTTCAGACACTTTTTGTTGCACGACCTCGACCACAGGAATAA
- a CDS encoding CTP synthase yields MPKEPETEYDPSLGRKFIFVTGGVMSGLGKGITAASTGRLLSNAGFDVTAVKIDPYLNVDAGTMNPYQHGEVYVLKDGGEVDLDLGNYERFLGEDMTSDHNVTTGKTYKHVIEKERSGDYLGKTVQIIPHITDDIKRRIREAAAGTDVCIVEVGGTVGDIEGMPYLEALRQFAHEEASENILFTHVTLVPYSKNGEQKTKPTQHSVKELRSIGLQPDILVGRCSDRLEPATKEKIALFCDVPTTAVFSNPDVDDIYHVPLVIEEEGLDQHVMERLNLAEEAIITTDRTNTWRELVTRERTSNVDVALVGKYDLEDAYMSVHEALKHAGIETQTEVTVQWVDSDEMLDHHEDRLREADGVVVPGGFGSRGIAGKLKAIEYCREHNVPFLGLCLGFQMAVVEHAQNVLGFADAHSAELQPETPHPVIDILPEQYDVETMGGTMRLGAHETNIDPNTLAAAVYNGTVCTERHRHRYEVNPEYIDKLEAGALSFSGQADNRMEILERSDHPFFLGTQFHPEFRSRPDRASPPFVSFLKSVDSTLDARSLNVSTSEEVQI; encoded by the coding sequence ATGCCGAAGGAACCTGAGACGGAGTACGACCCCTCACTGGGTCGAAAATTTATTTTTGTGACCGGTGGAGTAATGTCTGGATTGGGCAAAGGAATCACAGCCGCAAGCACCGGACGATTACTCTCAAATGCTGGATTTGACGTTACCGCAGTAAAAATCGACCCATATCTCAATGTTGATGCAGGGACAATGAATCCGTATCAACATGGTGAGGTGTATGTGCTCAAAGATGGTGGCGAAGTTGATCTTGATTTAGGAAACTACGAGCGATTCCTCGGTGAGGATATGACCTCTGATCACAATGTCACAACTGGGAAGACATACAAACATGTCATTGAGAAGGAACGGTCAGGCGATTACCTCGGGAAGACAGTTCAGATTATTCCGCACATCACAGATGATATCAAACGACGGATTCGAGAAGCAGCAGCAGGGACTGATGTGTGTATCGTTGAAGTTGGTGGGACTGTCGGAGATATCGAGGGAATGCCGTATCTTGAGGCACTTCGACAATTCGCACATGAGGAAGCGAGTGAGAATATCCTTTTCACACATGTGACGCTTGTACCATACTCAAAGAATGGAGAGCAGAAAACAAAACCAACACAACACTCAGTAAAAGAACTTCGTTCAATCGGTCTCCAACCCGATATACTGGTTGGACGATGTTCAGATAGACTTGAACCGGCAACAAAAGAGAAAATCGCGCTATTCTGTGATGTTCCAACGACAGCAGTATTCTCGAATCCTGATGTTGACGATATTTATCATGTTCCGCTCGTGATTGAGGAGGAGGGACTGGATCAGCATGTCATGGAACGACTTAATCTCGCTGAGGAAGCAATAATAACAACAGACCGAACTAACACGTGGCGTGAGCTTGTTACCCGTGAACGAACAAGCAATGTTGATGTTGCACTTGTTGGCAAATATGATCTTGAAGACGCATATATGTCCGTCCATGAGGCACTGAAGCACGCTGGGATTGAAACACAGACCGAAGTGACCGTTCAGTGGGTTGATTCTGATGAGATGCTTGATCATCATGAGGATCGCCTCCGAGAAGCAGATGGCGTTGTTGTTCCTGGAGGCTTTGGGTCTCGTGGAATTGCGGGTAAACTCAAAGCGATTGAATACTGTCGAGAGCACAATGTGCCGTTCTTGGGACTTTGTTTAGGATTTCAGATGGCAGTCGTTGAGCATGCACAGAATGTGCTTGGATTCGCCGATGCACACTCCGCGGAATTACAGCCTGAAACACCACATCCAGTGATTGATATTCTCCCTGAGCAGTATGACGTTGAGACAATGGGCGGAACAATGCGATTAGGTGCACATGAGACAAATATTGATCCGAACACACTTGCAGCAGCGGTCTATAACGGCACTGTCTGCACTGAGCGGCATCGACACCGATATGAAGTCAATCCTGAGTATATCGATAAATTAGAAGCAGGCGCACTTTCATTCTCGGGGCAAGCAGATAATCGAATGGAAATTCTTGAGCGAAGCGATCATCCGTTTTTCCTTGGAACACAGTTTCACCCTGAATTCCGGTCGCGACCTGACCGTGCAAGTCCACCATTCGTGAGTTTCTTAAAGTCAGTTGATTCAACACTTGATGCTCGCTCGCTCAATGTCTCCACGAGTGAGGAGGTGCAGATCTGA